A section of the Halichoerus grypus chromosome 11, mHalGry1.hap1.1, whole genome shotgun sequence genome encodes:
- the FGF4 gene encoding fibroblast growth factor 4: MAGPRAAAAALLPAVLLALLAPWAGRGGAAAPAAPNGTLGAELERRWESLVARSLARLPVAAQPKEAAVQSGAGDYLLGIKRLRRLYCNVGIGFHLQVLPDGRIGGVHADTGDSLLELSPVERGVVSIFGVASRFFVAMSSKGKLYGSPFFTEECKFKEILLPNNYNAYECYRYPGMFIALSKNGKTKKGSRVSPTMKVTHFLPRL, encoded by the exons ATGGCGGGGCCCAgggcggccgcggcggcgctGCTCCCGGCGGTCCTGTTGGCGCTGCTGGCGCCCTGGGCCGGCCGAGGGGGCGCCGCCGCACCCGCCGCACCCAACGGCACGCTGGGGGCCGAGCTGGAGCGCCGCTGGGAGAGCCTGGTGGCGCGCTCGCTGGCGCGCCTGCCGGTGGCCGCGCAGCCCAAGGAGGCGGCCGTCCAGAGCGGCGCCGGCGACTACCTCCTGGGCATCAAGCGGCTGCGGCGGCTCTACTGCAACGTGGGCATCGGCTTCCACCTCCAGGTGCTCCCCGACGGCCGCATCGGCGGCGTGCACGCGGACACGGGCGACA gcctGCTGGAGCTCTCACCGGTGGAGCGGGGCGTGGTGAGCATCTTCGGCGTGGCCAGCCGGTTCTTCGTGGCCATGAGCAGCAAGGGCAAGCTGTATGGCTCG cccttctTTACAGAGGAGTGCAAGTTCAAAGAGATCCTCCTCCCCAACAACTACAATGCCTACGAGTGCTACAGATACCCGGGCATGTTCATTGCCCTGAGCAAGAACGGCAAGACCAAGAAGGGGAGCCGAGTGTCCCCCACCATGAAGGTCACCCACTTTCTCCCCAGGCTGTGA